From one Streptococcus pneumoniae genomic stretch:
- a CDS encoding IdeS/Mac family cysteine endopeptidase (This family includes IgM or IgG-cleaving cysteine proteases.): MHHKLFNSKVQNFRMWKSGKRWLFGASVLVALACGNSVSVLAQETGTNQLLDSGSAIEQTTVVQENRVSDTESQVDNLTPETTSETTATDMDLPAKTASDSLSPTKELSEEPSSTSTKEIEEPVLESKSQKSDEENQTPPTISENQAWTHGVSKPSKEELTWQKEYYQGYYTAPYKDGSHLFDVNKEYAARGSEFGLCSAGVAANMLHWWLVNNKEHVDKYLQESATNGVVTTKSRVIDLRDHKDYIGEQHKSKIFDLFKTYFLYRAVYIDKVLDLFFSGYPNASEYQVNQETDYNDKEEKGLLDTRGGFFKDVFEQHLLTSREDVSDYTSIGNKIKQALNKKKALAIDYLFKQGRGHAVTVWGAEFNENGHLKALYVTDTDDYTSVIDAKDGKPLQSLKRYQVVNRDGKAYISNNYDGTSGVAIRNLYTLDLGTKHWETYFSKSKEERDRATRKKIMSVVCLAQTKADLVEAIKRPWGGGFSKQDIELLQKIQNADFTDDEFGSFHARLLDILSVSNMQGDRQWDGRFPSPGQKLPLISKQNTLSESTPITPRMPEIPRLTSTQVDPKMELKPVTPNPADTPDVSVIPQSDANVHIGSKSTILPPKNSEPSTPELGSKPELNIPTQSDSEPTVPETPRLTSTQVGPKTELKSVTPNPAATSDVPVVPQSDSNVHVDSKSTLLPPKNSEPSTPKLDSSSDTHPISPRVAEIPRLTSTQVDPKMELKPVTPNPAATLDVPVVPQSDSTVHVGPKSTILPPKNSESSIPELGTKPELKNPTQSDSDPTVPDTPDSTSTQVGPKTELKSVAPKSADKPDEYVTPHSDENVHIGSKSAILFPKQAEPSMPELSTPKLDSPSDTQPISPMMPKIPRLTSTQVGPKTELKSIFPKSDATPDEHVTPQSDENVHIGPKSTILSPKNSEPSTPELGSKPELNIPNQSESESTIPSAPETSSSTQVGPKMELKSVTPKNDNAPDVPSIPHLDVNVYVGSKSTILPPKKEEPSTPELGTKPELNIPNQTAPDSILPSAPETSSSIQIGSKTELKSIASKIADTSDVSVVPQSDSNVHIDSKSTLLPPKNSELSTPKLDSPSDTHPISPRVAEIPRLTSTQVDPKMELKPVTPNPAATSDVPVVPQSDSNVHVDSKSTLLPPKNSEPSTPKLDSPSDTYPISPRVAEIPRLTSTQVDPKMELKPVTPNPAATLDVPVVPQSDSTVQVGPKSTILLPKNSEPSTPDLGTQLELKNPNQSESESTIPRVPETSSSTQVGPKTELKLVTPNPADTLDEPVIPQLDANVHVGSKSTILLPKNSEPSTPDLGTQPELKNPNQSEPESTIPRVPETSSSTQVGPKTELKSVTPKIADTLDEPVIPQLDVTVHVGSKSTILLPKNSEPSTPDLGTQPELKNPNQSEPESTIPRVPETSSSTQVGPKTELKSVTSKSDATPDVPAVPQFDATVHVGSKSTILPPKKEEPSTPELGTKPELKIPERHTLSDSKTVVLSEPETSKSPSVLDRSSKKDDHMDNKASSDSKHEMSNQVTEKNQVKSAATKVKKGIRASHIHYLSMVPVFLLVSIWGLKQLRKGK, encoded by the coding sequence GTGCATCATAAACTATTTAATTCTAAAGTCCAAAATTTTCGAATGTGGAAATCAGGGAAACGATGGCTTTTTGGAGCAAGCGTTCTGGTTGCACTTGCATGTGGGAATTCTGTTTCTGTATTAGCTCAAGAAACAGGAACTAATCAGCTTTTAGATAGCGGAAGCGCTATCGAACAGACAACTGTTGTTCAAGAGAATCGTGTTTCAGACACTGAGTCACAAGTAGACAATCTGACTCCTGAAACAACTAGCGAAACGACAGCTACTGATATGGATTTGCCGGCAAAAACAGCTAGCGATTCGTTGTCTCCAACAAAAGAACTTAGTGAGGAACCTTCCTCTACTAGCACCAAAGAGATTGAAGAACCTGTATTAGAATCTAAATCTCAGAAATCAGATGAAGAAAATCAAACACCGCCAACAATATCTGAGAATCAAGCATGGACTCATGGAGTGTCGAAGCCAAGTAAGGAAGAACTAACTTGGCAGAAAGAGTACTATCAAGGTTATTATACAGCACCTTATAAAGATGGAAGTCATCTTTTCGATGTCAATAAGGAGTATGCTGCAAGGGGTAGTGAATTTGGGTTATGTTCTGCAGGAGTTGCTGCCAACATGCTTCACTGGTGGTTAGTTAATAATAAAGAGCATGTAGATAAATATTTGCAAGAATCCGCGACAAATGGTGTTGTGACAACAAAAAGTCGTGTCATTGATTTACGAGACCACAAAGATTATATTGGGGAGCAGCATAAAAGTAAGATTTTTGATTTATTTAAGACTTATTTTCTATATCGAGCTGTCTATATAGATAAAGTGTTAGATCTCTTTTTTAGCGGTTATCCTAATGCTTCTGAGTATCAAGTCAATCAAGAGACAGACTATAACGATAAGGAAGAAAAAGGACTCCTTGATACGCGAGGTGGCTTTTTCAAGGATGTTTTTGAACAGCACTTACTCACCAGCCGAGAAGATGTGAGCGATTATACCTCTATTGGGAATAAAATCAAACAAGCTTTAAATAAGAAAAAGGCTTTGGCAATTGACTATCTCTTTAAGCAAGGCAGAGGACATGCTGTTACTGTCTGGGGAGCGGAGTTTAATGAGAACGGACACCTAAAGGCGCTCTATGTAACAGATACAGATGATTATACTTCTGTAATTGATGCAAAAGATGGTAAACCATTACAAAGCTTAAAACGTTACCAAGTTGTTAATAGAGATGGCAAAGCCTATATTTCAAATAATTATGATGGTACGAGTGGTGTTGCTATTCGAAATCTATATACCTTAGATTTAGGTACAAAACATTGGGAAACTTATTTTTCTAAGAGCAAAGAAGAGCGTGACAGGGCTACGCGGAAAAAAATTATGAGTGTGGTTTGTTTAGCGCAAACTAAAGCTGATCTTGTTGAAGCGATAAAGAGACCATGGGGAGGAGGATTCTCAAAACAAGATATAGAATTGCTCCAGAAAATCCAAAATGCAGACTTTACAGACGATGAGTTTGGATCGTTTCATGCAAGATTGCTAGACATATTATCAGTGTCAAACATGCAAGGAGATAGACAATGGGATGGGCGTTTTCCTAGTCCTGGTCAAAAACTTCCACTGATTAGTAAGCAGAATACTCTATCTGAGTCAACCCCAATCACTCCGAGGATGCCAGAGATTCCGCGCTTGACTTCTACACAAGTAGACCCAAAAATGGAGTTGAAACCTGTCACTCCAAATCCTGCCGATACACCAGATGTGTCGGTGATTCCTCAATCTGATGCGAATGTGCATATTGGTTCAAAGAGTACCATTCTTCCGCCGAAGAACTCAGAACCATCAACGCCAGAACTTGGTTCCAAACCAGAGTTGAACATTCCGACTCAATCAGATTCAGAACCAACTGTTCCAGAGACTCCACGCTTGACTTCGACACAGGTAGGCCCAAAAACGGAGTTGAAATCTGTCACTCCAAATCCTGCCGCCACATCAGATGTTCCAGTGGTTCCTCAGTCTGATTCGAATGTGCATGTTGATTCAAAGAGCACTCTTCTTCCTCCGAAGAACTCAGAGCCATCAACTCCTAAGTTAGATAGTTCATCTGACACACACCCAATTTCACCGAGAGTAGCAGAGATTCCGCGCTTGACTTCTACACAAGTAGACCCAAAAATGGAGTTGAAACCTGTCACTCCAAATCCTGCTGCCACACTAGATGTTCCAGTGGTTCCTCAATCTGATTCGACTGTGCACGTTGGTCCAAAGAGTACCATTCTTCCGCCGAAGAATTCAGAGTCGTCAATTCCCGAACTTGGTACTAAACCAGAATTGAAAAATCCAACTCAATCAGATTCAGATCCAACTGTACCAGATACTCCAGATTCCACTTCAACTCAGGTAGGCCCAAAAACGGAGTTGAAATCTGTCGCTCCAAAGAGTGCCGATAAACCAGATGAGTATGTAACTCCTCATTCTGATGAAAATGTCCATATTGGTTCAAAAAGTGCCATTCTTTTTCCGAAGCAAGCAGAACCATCAATGCCAGAGCTGTCTACTCCTAAGTTAGATAGTCCATCTGACACACAACCCATTTCACCGATGATGCCAAAGATTCCACGCTTGACTTCGACACAAGTCGGACCAAAAACGGAGTTGAAATCTATCTTTCCAAAGAGTGATGCCACACCAGATGAGCATGTAACTCCTCAATCAGATGAAAATGTCCATATTGGTCCAAAGAGTACTATTCTTTCACCGAAGAACTCAGAACCATCAACGCCAGAACTTGGTTCCAAACCAGAGTTGAACATTCCGAATCAATCAGAGTCAGAGTCCACTATTCCGAGTGCACCAGAGACCTCATCTTCAACACAGGTAGGCCCAAAAATGGAGTTGAAATCTGTCACTCCAAAGAATGACAACGCACCAGATGTGCCATCTATTCCTCATCTTGATGTGAATGTATATGTTGGTTCAAAGAGTACCATTCTTCCACCGAAGAAAGAAGAACCATCAACGCCAGAGCTTGGTACTAAGCCAGAGTTGAACATTCCGAATCAAACTGCACCAGATTCAATTCTTCCGAGTGCACCCGAGACCTCATCTTCAATACAGATAGGTTCAAAAACGGAGTTGAAATCTATCGCTTCCAAGATTGCCGATACATCAGATGTGTCAGTGGTTCCTCAGTCTGATTCGAATGTGCATATTGATTCAAAGAGCACTCTTCTTCCTCCGAAGAACTCAGAGCTATCAACTCCTAAGTTAGATAGTCCATCTGACACACACCCAATTTCACCGAGAGTAGCAGAGATTCCGCGCTTGACTTCTACACAAGTAGACCCAAAAATGGAGTTGAAACCTGTCACTCCAAATCCTGCCGCCACATCAGATGTTCCAGTGGTTCCTCAGTCTGATTCGAATGTGCATGTTGATTCAAAGAGCACTCTTCTTCCTCCGAAGAACTCAGAGCCATCAACTCCTAAGTTAGATAGTCCATCTGACACATACCCAATTTCACCGAGAGTAGCAGAGATTCCGCGCTTGACTTCTACACAAGTAGACCCAAAAATGGAGTTGAAACCTGTCACTCCAAATCCTGCTGCCACACTAGATGTTCCAGTGGTTCCTCAATCTGATTCGACTGTGCAGGTTGGTCCAAAGAGTACCATTCTTCTACCGAAGAACTCAGAACCGTCAACACCAGATTTGGGTACTCAACTAGAATTGAAAAATCCAAATCAATCAGAGTCAGAGTCTACCATTCCGAGAGTCCCAGAGACCTCATCTTCAACTCAGGTAGGCCCAAAAACGGAGTTGAAGTTGGTCACTCCAAATCCTGCCGATACACTAGATGAGCCAGTTATTCCTCAGCTTGATGCGAATGTGCATGTTGGTTCAAAGAGTACCATTCTTTTACCGAAGAACTCAGAGCCGTCAACACCAGATTTAGGTACTCAACCAGAATTGAAAAATCCAAATCAATCAGAGCCAGAGTCTACCATTCCGAGAGTCCCAGAGACCTCATCTTCAACTCAGGTAGGCCCAAAAACGGAGTTGAAGTCGGTCACTCCAAAGATTGCCGATACACTAGATGAGCCGGTTATTCCTCAGCTTGATGTGACTGTGCATGTTGGTTCAAAGAGTACCATTCTTTTACCGAAGAACTCAGAGCCGTCAACACCAGATTTAGGTACTCAACCAGAATTGAAAAATCCAAATCAATCAGAGCCAGAGTCTACCATTCCGAGAGTCCCAGAGACCTCATCTTCAACACAAGTAGGACCAAAAACGGAGCTAAAATCTGTCACTTCTAAGAGTGATGCCACACCAGATGTGCCAGCTGTTCCTCAGTTTGATGCGACTGTGCATGTTGGTTCAAAGAGTACCATTCTTCCACCGAAGAAAGAAGAACCATCAACGCCAGAGCTCGGTACTAAGCCAGAGTTGAAGATTCCTGAGCGACATACTCTATCTGACTCAAAAACTGTTGTTCTGAGTGAGCCAGAGACTTCAAAATCACCTTCTGTGCTGGATCGCTCAAGTAAAAAAGACGATCACATGGATAATAAAGCATCATCTGATAGTAAACATGAGATGAGCAATCAAGTAACTGAAAAGAATCAAGTGAAATCAGCCGCCACAAAAGTTAAAAAGGGCATAAGAGCTTCGCATATTCATTATCTAAGCATGGTTCCAGTATTTCTATTAGTAAGTATTTGGGGACTGAAACAATTGAGAAAAGGAAAATGA
- the yajC gene encoding preprotein translocase subunit YajC, whose product MPTLLIMLVVLMGSMYFMQRNQKKQAQQHMDRLNKLEKGTEVVTIGGLYGVVDEVDHDKRTVTLDVDGVYLTFELIAIKRILSEPAATQAVVLDEVATDDVIEADSAIEE is encoded by the coding sequence ATGCCAACATTATTGATTATGCTGGTTGTGTTGATGGGGTCTATGTACTTCATGCAACGCAACCAAAAGAAACAAGCCCAACAGCACATGGATCGCTTAAATAAGCTTGAAAAAGGGACAGAAGTTGTCACAATCGGTGGTCTGTACGGAGTGGTTGACGAAGTTGATCATGACAAACGCACGGTGACTCTTGATGTTGATGGCGTTTATTTGACGTTTGAACTCATTGCTATCAAGCGTATCTTGAGTGAACCTGCCGCGACTCAAGCAGTTGTCCTTGACGAAGTAGCGACAGACGATGTAATCGAAGCAGATTCTGCAATCGAAGAATAA
- a CDS encoding isoprenyl transferase, producing the protein MFGFKKKEKIDLPLQVPKHIGIIMDGNGRWAKKRMQPRVFGHKAGMEALQSVTIAAKNLGVQVLTVYAFSTENWKRPEKEVKFIMNLPVEFYERYVPELHKNNVKIQMIGDTERLPEATYQALCKAEELTKLNTGLILNFALNYGGRAEITQAIRMIAQDVLDAKFNPGDISEDMIDDYLQTSTLPRVLRDPELIIRTSGELRLSNFLPWQSAYSELYFTDTLWPDFGEKTLEGAIKEYNRRNRRFGAI; encoded by the coding sequence ATGTTTGGTTTTAAGAAAAAAGAAAAAATTGACCTTCCTTTACAAGTTCCTAAGCATATAGGGATTATTATGGATGGAAATGGACGCTGGGCGAAAAAGCGTATGCAGCCGCGAGTCTTTGGGCATAAAGCAGGCATGGAAGCTCTTCAGAGTGTGACCATTGCGGCTAAAAATTTAGGTGTTCAGGTCTTGACCGTCTATGCCTTTTCAACAGAAAATTGGAAGCGACCTGAAAAAGAAGTGAAATTCATCATGAATTTGCCTGTGGAGTTCTACGAGCGCTATGTTCCAGAATTGCACAAAAATAATGTGAAAATTCAGATGATTGGAGATACCGAAAGACTCCCAGAAGCGACCTATCAAGCGCTTTGTAAGGCAGAAGAATTGACCAAGCTAAACACGGGTCTCATCTTAAACTTTGCTCTCAACTATGGAGGTAGAGCAGAGATTACCCAAGCCATTCGGATGATTGCGCAGGATGTGCTGGATGCGAAGTTCAATCCTGGAGATATCAGTGAAGACATGATTGATGATTACCTTCAAACAAGCACGCTTCCGCGCGTTTTGCGTGATCCAGAATTGATTATTCGGACGAGTGGAGAGCTGCGGTTGAGCAATTTCCTACCTTGGCAGAGTGCATATAGTGAGCTTTATTTCACAGATACCTTGTGGCCAGACTTTGGTGAAAAGACGCTTGAGGGAGCTATCAAAGAGTATAATCGCCGCAATCGTCGCTTTGGAGCGATTTAG
- a CDS encoding phosphatidate cytidylyltransferase: MDKDLQKRVIFGGVAVALFLPLLMAGGVFLQIGVGLLAMLAIHELLKMKGLKTATLEGLLGMLAAFVLTLPLENYLKFLPVDGNVVAYSIVVGILLGSMVFHEDYSFEDAVYPIASSFYVGMGFNALLDARTAGLDKVLLALFIVWATDSGAYLIGRKYGKRKLAPTVSPNKTIEGSLGGVILAILVAFIFMIVDSKVAAPHNFLTMLVLTVVFSLAGQFGDLVESSIKRHFGVKDSGKFIPGHGGVLDRFDSLLFVFPLMHFFGLF; the protein is encoded by the coding sequence ATGGATAAGGATTTACAAAAACGAGTCATTTTTGGAGGAGTGGCAGTAGCTCTGTTTCTCCCCCTCTTAATGGCAGGAGGTGTGTTCCTCCAGATTGGCGTGGGGCTACTTGCCATGCTTGCTATCCATGAATTGCTGAAAATGAAAGGATTGAAAACAGCGACTTTAGAAGGGCTTTTGGGCATGCTTGCTGCCTTTGTCTTGACCCTTCCTCTTGAGAATTACTTGAAGTTTTTGCCAGTTGATGGCAATGTTGTTGCTTATAGCATTGTCGTAGGTATCCTCTTGGGGTCAATGGTCTTTCATGAGGATTATAGTTTTGAAGATGCGGTGTATCCGATTGCGTCAAGTTTCTATGTAGGTATGGGCTTCAATGCATTACTCGACGCACGGACAGCAGGACTTGATAAGGTGCTACTTGCTTTATTCATCGTTTGGGCAACAGACAGCGGTGCTTACTTGATCGGTCGAAAATACGGTAAAAGAAAGCTCGCACCCACCGTTTCTCCTAATAAGACGATTGAAGGTAGTCTAGGAGGTGTTATTTTAGCAATCTTGGTTGCTTTTATCTTTATGATTGTGGATAGCAAGGTTGCAGCTCCTCACAACTTTTTGACCATGCTTGTTTTAACCGTTGTTTTTAGCTTGGCAGGACAATTTGGAGATTTGGTGGAAAGCTCAATTAAGCGCCATTTTGGTGTAAAAGATTCTGGGAAATTCATCCCAGGGCATGGTGGCGTTTTAGACCGATTTGACAGCCTACTGTTTGTCTTTCCTCTCATGCATTTCTTTGGTTTATTTTAA
- the rseP gene encoding RIP metalloprotease RseP gives MKGILAFVLIFCVIVVIHEFGHFYFAKKSGILVREFAIGMGPKIFSHIGRDGTAYTIRMLPLGGYVRMAGWGEDTTEIKTGSPASLTLDEAGKVIRINLSGKKIDQMALPMNVTSFDFEDKLEITGLVLEEEKTYPVDHDATIVEQDGTEVRIAPLDVQYQNASIAGRLMTNFAGPMNNFILGILAFMLLIFMQGGVPNPDSNQVRVVPDGALAKAGVKTDDAILKVGSHGIDNWEDLTQAVESETKNSESQPQLKLLVKTGGEEKEITVEPKKEGERYVIGVMPALKSDLLSMILGGFTEAWNASFRIFGALKNLVLRPNLNELGGPVAIFQASNQAAKNGIESVIGLLAMLSLNIGIFNLIPIPALDGGKIVLNLLELIRRKPLKRETESYVTLAGVAIMVFLMLAVTWNDIIRAFF, from the coding sequence ATGAAAGGAATTTTAGCCTTTGTACTCATTTTCTGTGTGATTGTGGTCATTCATGAATTTGGGCATTTCTATTTTGCAAAAAAATCGGGTATTCTCGTGCGTGAGTTTGCCATTGGGATGGGACCAAAAATCTTTTCTCATATCGGACGAGACGGAACCGCCTATACGATTCGTATGCTTCCCTTGGGAGGTTATGTTCGCATGGCTGGTTGGGGCGAAGATACCACAGAGATTAAGACAGGAAGTCCTGCTAGTCTGACCTTGGATGAAGCAGGTAAAGTCATCCGCATCAATCTTTCTGGGAAGAAGATTGACCAAATGGCTCTTCCTATGAATGTAACGAGCTTTGATTTTGAGGATAAACTAGAAATCACAGGTTTAGTCCTAGAGGAAGAAAAGACCTATCCAGTCGATCACGATGCGACGATTGTCGAGCAGGACGGAACCGAAGTCCGCATTGCGCCGCTTGATGTTCAATATCAAAATGCTAGCATTGCAGGTCGCTTGATGACCAACTTTGCAGGACCCATGAATAACTTTATTTTAGGAATTCTAGCCTTTATGCTGCTTATCTTTATGCAAGGTGGGGTGCCTAATCCTGATAGCAATCAAGTGCGGGTAGTACCAGACGGTGCCTTGGCAAAAGCAGGTGTCAAGACCGATGATGCGATTTTGAAAGTCGGCTCACATGGGATTGACAATTGGGAAGATTTGACCCAAGCTGTGGAGAGTGAAACCAAGAACAGTGAGAGTCAGCCACAGTTGAAACTTCTCGTGAAAACAGGCGGGGAAGAAAAAGAGATTACCGTAGAGCCTAAAAAAGAGGGGGAACGCTATGTGATTGGCGTCATGCCAGCGCTTAAGTCAGACTTGTTATCCATGATTTTAGGTGGATTCACCGAAGCTTGGAATGCTAGCTTCCGGATCTTTGGCGCTCTTAAAAATCTAGTCCTTCGTCCAAATCTGAATGAACTAGGTGGTCCAGTTGCGATTTTCCAAGCCAGCAATCAAGCTGCTAAAAATGGCATTGAAAGTGTCATTGGTCTTCTTGCTATGCTTTCCTTGAATATTGGGATTTTTAACCTGATTCCGATTCCAGCCCTTGATGGAGGGAAAATTGTTCTGAATCTCTTAGAACTCATTCGCAGAAAACCACTCAAACGTGAAACCGAAAGCTATGTGACCTTAGCAGGAGTTGCCATTATGGTCTTTCTCATGCTAGCTGTGACATGGAATGATATCATTCGTGCTTTCTTTTAA
- a CDS encoding proline--tRNA ligase, giving the protein MKQSKMLIPTLREMPSDAQVISHALMLRAGYVRQVSAGVYSYLPLANRVIEKAKNIMREEFDKIGAVEMLAPALLSADLWRESGRYETYDGGLYKLKNGEGSDFILGPTHEETFTALVRDSVKSYKQLPLNLYQIQAKYRDEKRPRNGLLRTREFIMKDGYSFHANYEDLDVVYDEYKTAYENIFTRSGLEFKGIIGDGGAMGGKDSQEFMAITPDRTDLDHWVILDKSVASFDEIPEEVQAEIKAELASWLVSGEDTIVYSSESGYAANIEMATNEYKPSNRVESQAEVARVETPDCKSIDEVAAFLQVDEGQTIKTLVYMADEEPVVALLVGNDQLNEVKLKNHLGANFFEAASDEEVKNLLGASFGSLGPVNLPEGVKIIADRKVQDVHNAVVGANEDGYHLTGVNPGRDFTAEFVDIREVREGEISPDGKGVLKFARGIEIGHIFKLGTRYSDSMGATVLDENGRAVPMVMGCYGIGVSRLLSAVMEQHARLFVNKTPKGEYRYAWGINFPKELAPFDVHLITVNVKDEAAQDLTQDLENRLVAAGYEVLTDDRNERVGVKFSDSDLIGLPIRVTVGKKAAEGIVEVKIKATGDTIEVHADNLLETLSILGEQK; this is encoded by the coding sequence ATGAAACAAAGTAAAATGCTAATCCCAACTCTTCGTGAGATGCCTAGTGATGCACAGGTTATCAGCCATGCGCTCATGTTGCGTGCAGGATATGTACGTCAAGTGTCAGCTGGGGTGTACTCGTACCTTCCTCTTGCCAATCGCGTGATTGAAAAAGCTAAAAATATCATGCGTGAGGAATTTGACAAAATTGGTGCCGTTGAGATGTTGGCGCCAGCTCTTCTTAGTGCAGACTTGTGGAGAGAAAGTGGGCGCTATGAGACTTATGACGGAGGTCTCTATAAGTTGAAAAATGGAGAAGGTTCTGACTTTATTTTGGGACCAACTCACGAAGAGACTTTCACAGCCTTGGTGCGTGATTCTGTCAAATCTTACAAGCAATTACCGCTAAATCTTTACCAAATCCAAGCCAAATATCGTGATGAAAAACGCCCACGTAATGGTCTTCTTCGGACTCGTGAGTTCATCATGAAAGATGGATACAGTTTCCACGCGAACTACGAAGACTTAGATGTAGTTTATGATGAGTACAAAACAGCTTATGAAAATATCTTTACTCGGAGCGGTCTTGAATTTAAAGGGATTATCGGAGACGGCGGAGCTATGGGAGGAAAAGATAGCCAAGAATTTATGGCAATCACACCTGACCGCACAGATCTTGATCACTGGGTGATTTTGGACAAATCTGTGGCAAGTTTTGATGAAATCCCAGAAGAAGTCCAAGCAGAAATCAAGGCAGAATTGGCAAGCTGGTTAGTATCTGGAGAAGATACTATCGTTTACTCAAGCGAATCTGGCTATGCAGCCAATATCGAAATGGCAACTAACGAATACAAACCAAGCAACCGTGTGGAAAGCCAAGCAGAGGTAGCTCGCGTTGAAACTCCAGATTGCAAATCAATTGATGAAGTTGCAGCTTTCTTACAGGTTGACGAAGGACAAACCATTAAGACCTTGGTCTATATGGCAGATGAAGAGCCAGTTGTAGCCCTTCTTGTCGGCAATGACCAGCTCAATGAAGTTAAATTGAAAAATCACCTCGGAGCAAATTTCTTTGAGGCAGCAAGTGATGAAGAGGTCAAGAACCTTCTTGGAGCAAGTTTTGGCTCACTCGGTCCAGTCAATCTGCCAGAAGGTGTGAAAATCATTGCTGACCGCAAGGTCCAAGATGTGCATAATGCTGTTGTAGGAGCGAATGAAGATGGCTATCATTTGACAGGGGTGAATCCAGGACGCGATTTCACAGCAGAGTTCGTTGATATCCGTGAAGTACGCGAAGGTGAAATCTCACCGGACGGCAAAGGTGTTTTGAAATTCGCGCGTGGAATCGAAATCGGACACATCTTTAAACTAGGTACTCGCTATTCAGATAGCATGGGTGCAACAGTGCTAGATGAAAATGGTCGTGCAGTGCCAATGGTTATGGGCTGTTACGGAATTGGGGTTAGCCGCCTGCTTTCTGCAGTCATGGAACAGCACGCTCGCCTCTTTGTGAATAAAACACCAAAAGGTGAGTACCGTTATGCATGGGGAATTAACTTCCCGAAAGAGCTAGCACCATTTGATGTGCATTTGATTACGGTCAATGTGAAAGATGAAGCAGCGCAAGATCTTACACAAGACCTTGAAAATCGCTTGGTAGCAGCAGGTTATGAAGTGTTGACTGATGACCGCAATGAACGTGTCGGAGTAAAATTCTCAGATAGTGATTTGATTGGCTTGCCAATCCGTGTCACTGTTGGTAAAAAAGCCGCAGAAGGCATTGTTGAAGTAAAAATCAAGGCGACAGGGGACACGATTGAAGTCCATGCTGATAATCTACTTGAAACTCTTAGTATTTTAGGAGAACAAAAATAA